The Osmerus eperlanus chromosome 12, fOsmEpe2.1, whole genome shotgun sequence genome has a segment encoding these proteins:
- the foxi1 gene encoding forkhead box protein I1 — translation MNAFGHQPSNPQASPIQHHSAQELLDMAVYCDNFGMYQQNLHHHPQRPPAHAPSYGLGEYTSPTTNPYLWLNGPGINSSPYLTGTNGTSYIQSGYGANQRQFLPPPTGFGSADLGWLSISSQQELFKMVRPPYSYSALIAMAIQNAQDKKLTLSQIYQYVAENFPFYKKSKAGWQNSIRHNLSLNDCFKKVARDEDDPGKGNYWTLDPNCEKMFDNGNFRRKRKRRADMNGDTGTLPGVVKSEDTALKLPDTASILSSSPTSLQNSPASTDSKSSPSPSVEHSPCYNNFVSNMNSMLVGSNNGIRGRDFGSVHLGELSQRENMSGLGSYSPTQNTSLNSDSTHLTSNRMNYYAPVHNSAGLGNPISNHFSVNNLIYSREGTEV, via the exons ATGAACGCTTTTGGACATCAGCCATCCAACCCTCAAGCCAGCCCTATACAGCACCATAGCGCTCAAGAGCTTCTGGACATGGCAGTGTACTGTGACAACTTTGGTATGTACCAGCAGAATTTACATCACCACCCGCAAAGGCCTCCGGCGCATGCTCCCAGCTACGGTCTCGGGGAGTACACCTCCCCGACCACAAACCCATACCTGTGGCTGAACGGCCCCGGTATCAACTCGTCTCCTTACCTCACGGGAACGAATGGGACGTCCTACATACAGTCTGGATACGGAGCGAACCAAAGGCAATTCCTGCCGCCACCCACGGGTTTTGGTAGTGCTGACCTTGGATGGCTTTCTATTTCCAGCCAGCAAGAACTGTTCAAGATGGTCAGACCTCCATACTCCTACTCTGCTCTGATAGCGATGGCAATTCAGAATGCCCAAGATAAAAAACTGACACTGAGCCAAATCTATCAGTATGTGGCTGAAAACTTTCCTTTTTACAAGAAAAGCAAAGCTGGGTGGCAAAACTCGATCCGCCACAATTTGTCACTGAATGACTGCTTCAAGAAAGTGGCGAGAGATGAGGATGATCCTG GTAAGGGGAACTACTGGACATTGGACCCAAACTGTGAGAAAATGTTTGACAACGGTAACTTcagaaggaaaagaaagaggcgAGCTGACATGAACGGAGACACAGGGACGCTGCCAGGAGTGGTGAAGAGTGAAGACACCGCGCTGAAACTCCCCGACACCGCCAGCATCCTTAGCTCATCCCCGACAAGTTTACAGAATTCTCCCGCTTCCACCGATTCCAAatcttctccatctccatcgGTTGAACACAGCCCCTGTTACAACAACTTCGTATCTAACATGAACTCTATGCTGGTTGGGAGTAACAACGGCATCAGGGGGAGAGATTTCGGTTCTGTACATCTTGGAGAGTTGTCACAAAGAGAGAACATGTCTGGACTTGGCTCGTACTCACCCACTCAAAACACTTCATTGAACTCTGATAGCACGCACCTCACCTCGAACAGAATGAACTACTACGCACCTGTACACAACAGTGCAGGCTTGGGCAACCCTATTTCAAATCATTTCAGTGTTAATAATTTGATATACAGCCGAGAAGGAACAGAAGTGTAG